One part of the Nocardioides zeae genome encodes these proteins:
- a CDS encoding methylmalonyl-CoA mutase family protein: MSEVEGGLDEPTELQPDQGALALADPETDAWVQADWEAETARVLRKSRRLTDEDPDASVWDKLTRSTLDGIAVAPIGRPQDADHLTAGVLRPSRTGGWDVRAHLGARSVPAKDANETLLVDLEGGVTSLWLRVDASTDLDAVLKGVYLDLAPVVLEAPREPGAGVAAAQAFLAHLEATTPAPGTNLGVDALAPAADLVAVARLALDAGVLGIVVDATTVHDRGASDAQDLAYALAVGVRALRVLTAAEADGGAGLDLATAAGLLEFRIAVTDEQFPSIAKLRAARRLWARVLELSGGAGGVEQRQHAVTSRPMTSRFDPYVNMLRTTVAAFAAGVGGADSVTVLPFDAPLGRPEVLGRRVARNISHLLIDEAHLGKVGDIAGGAYAVERLTDDLAVAAWSVFTETDGEDDLDAAFAPLVDATVAAREKQVATRRRPLTGLSEFPNLAEELPERVRDADWHAEWGAVRPYGASFEALRDTPADRPAFLATVGTVATHTARATFATNLLAAGGVAVEPAGATDDAEALAAAYEAAVGTHGPLPVVVLAGADATYGAWGAEAAAALRAAGARHVVIAGKQTDYADDACAMGVDALAFLGRTRAALGQALGQESQA; the protein is encoded by the coding sequence ATGAGCGAAGTCGAAGGCGGGCTCGACGAGCCGACCGAGCTGCAACCCGACCAGGGTGCACTCGCCCTCGCCGACCCCGAGACCGACGCCTGGGTCCAGGCGGACTGGGAGGCCGAGACGGCGCGCGTGCTGCGCAAGAGCCGACGGTTGACCGACGAGGACCCCGACGCGTCGGTGTGGGACAAGCTGACCCGGTCCACGCTCGACGGGATCGCGGTCGCGCCCATCGGTCGGCCGCAGGACGCCGATCACCTGACGGCGGGTGTCCTCCGCCCGTCGCGCACTGGCGGCTGGGACGTCCGGGCCCATCTCGGCGCCCGGTCCGTGCCGGCGAAGGACGCCAACGAGACGCTGCTCGTGGACCTCGAGGGCGGCGTCACCTCGCTGTGGCTGCGCGTCGACGCGAGCACCGACCTCGACGCGGTCCTGAAGGGCGTCTACCTCGACCTCGCTCCCGTCGTGCTCGAGGCGCCCCGGGAGCCCGGCGCCGGCGTCGCGGCGGCGCAGGCGTTCCTCGCCCACCTCGAGGCGACCACGCCCGCTCCCGGCACGAACCTCGGCGTGGACGCCCTCGCGCCCGCCGCGGACCTCGTCGCCGTGGCCCGCCTGGCCCTGGACGCCGGGGTGCTCGGCATCGTGGTCGACGCGACGACCGTGCACGACCGGGGTGCCTCCGACGCGCAGGACCTGGCCTACGCCCTCGCCGTCGGGGTGCGCGCGCTCCGCGTGCTCACCGCCGCGGAGGCGGACGGAGGGGCCGGGCTCGACCTGGCCACGGCTGCCGGTCTGCTGGAGTTCCGCATCGCCGTGACCGACGAGCAGTTCCCCTCGATCGCGAAGCTGCGCGCCGCCCGGCGCCTGTGGGCGCGCGTGCTGGAGCTGAGCGGTGGCGCCGGCGGGGTGGAGCAGCGGCAGCACGCCGTCACCAGCCGCCCGATGACGAGCCGCTTCGACCCCTACGTCAACATGCTGCGCACGACCGTCGCCGCCTTCGCCGCGGGCGTCGGCGGCGCCGACTCCGTCACGGTGCTCCCCTTCGACGCGCCCCTGGGACGTCCGGAGGTGCTCGGCCGACGCGTCGCCCGCAACATCTCGCACCTCCTCATCGACGAGGCGCACCTCGGCAAGGTCGGCGACATCGCCGGCGGCGCGTACGCCGTGGAGCGGCTCACCGACGACCTGGCGGTCGCGGCGTGGTCGGTCTTCACGGAGACCGACGGCGAGGACGACCTCGACGCCGCCTTCGCACCCCTCGTGGACGCGACCGTGGCCGCCCGCGAGAAGCAGGTGGCGACGCGCCGGCGCCCGCTGACCGGTCTCTCGGAGTTCCCGAACCTGGCCGAGGAGCTGCCCGAGCGGGTGCGCGACGCCGACTGGCACGCCGAGTGGGGCGCCGTGCGCCCCTATGGCGCCAGCTTCGAGGCGCTGCGGGACACCCCCGCCGACCGGCCGGCCTTCCTCGCCACGGTGGGCACGGTGGCCACCCACACGGCGCGCGCGACGTTCGCGACCAACCTCCTCGCGGCGGGCGGCGTGGCGGTCGAGCCCGCCGGTGCCACCGACGACGCGGAGGCGCTGGCCGCGGCGTACGAGGCGGCCGTCGGGACCCACGGCCCGCTGCCGGTGGTCGTCCTCGCGGGCGCGGACGCGACGTACGGCGCGTGGGGAGCCGAGGCCGCGGCGGCGCTGCGCGCGGCCGGCGCGCGGCACGTGGTGATCGCGGGCAAGCAGACGGACTACGCCGACGACGCGTGCGCGATGGGGGTGGACGCCCTCGCGTTCCTCGGTCGCACCCGCGCGGCGCTGGGACAGGCGCTGGGACAGGAGAGCCAGGCATGA
- a CDS encoding glycosyltransferase, whose protein sequence is MRIAVVTESFYPATDGTTTTVRNLVDRLVDRGHTVRLVAPAPGLTSYRGVEIVRVRALDKPGRQVRAALEGFAPDLVHVTSSLELGPTIGRKALKHARRLGVPTLVVQQTPVSDLAAPLWQAKVAERADRVLVTARWMQERLAALDVDAALWSPGVDTAAFSPALRDTWLHNSWARARARGGPRVVVGYVGALEKDHGVRRLPALAALPGVRLVVVGQGTQHDWLAHRITGVAGSGKLAGPLAAGDLATAVASLDVLVHPGEQLTCAHALREAGASGVPVVAARTGGARDVVHHLESGLLVDVTDQRALADAVGAVVADRRRGLLGAHGRGLAEQRTWRDAVDELVEVHYGAVLAPAPAASPLAAAG, encoded by the coding sequence GTGCGCATCGCAGTCGTGACCGAGTCCTTCTACCCCGCGACCGACGGCACCACGACGACGGTCCGCAACCTCGTCGACCGCCTCGTCGACCGCGGCCACACCGTGCGCCTCGTCGCGCCGGCGCCGGGCCTGACGTCCTACCGCGGCGTCGAGATCGTGCGGGTCCGGGCGCTCGACAAGCCCGGGCGCCAGGTGCGCGCGGCCCTCGAGGGCTTCGCGCCCGACCTGGTGCACGTGACGTCGTCCCTCGAGCTCGGACCGACCATCGGCCGGAAGGCGCTGAAGCACGCGCGCCGCCTCGGCGTGCCGACCCTCGTCGTGCAGCAGACGCCGGTGAGCGACCTGGCCGCGCCGCTGTGGCAGGCGAAGGTGGCCGAGCGTGCCGACCGGGTGCTCGTGACCGCGCGCTGGATGCAGGAGCGCCTCGCGGCCCTCGACGTCGACGCGGCGCTCTGGTCCCCCGGCGTCGACACCGCCGCCTTCTCCCCCGCGCTGCGCGACACGTGGCTGCACAACTCGTGGGCGCGCGCACGCGCGCGAGGCGGACCGCGGGTCGTCGTGGGCTACGTCGGCGCGCTGGAGAAGGACCACGGCGTACGTCGCCTGCCCGCCCTGGCCGCGCTGCCGGGCGTCCGCCTGGTCGTCGTCGGCCAGGGGACGCAGCACGACTGGCTGGCCCACCGGATCACCGGCGTGGCCGGGTCCGGGAAGCTGGCCGGCCCCCTCGCGGCCGGGGACCTGGCCACGGCCGTGGCCTCCCTCGACGTGCTCGTCCACCCCGGTGAGCAGCTCACCTGCGCCCACGCCCTGCGCGAGGCCGGGGCGTCCGGCGTACCGGTCGTGGCGGCGCGCACCGGCGGTGCGCGGGACGTCGTCCACCACCTGGAGTCGGGCCTGCTCGTCGACGTCACCGATCAGCGCGCCCTCGCCGACGCCGTGGGGGCGGTCGTCGCGGACCGTCGCCGTGGCCTGCTGGGCGCCCACGGACGCGGCCTGGCCGAGCAGCGCACGTGGCGCGACGCCGTCGACGAGCTGGTCGAGGTGCACTACGGGGCGGTCCTGGCCCCTGCTCCAGCGGCGTCTCCGCTGGCCGCCGCGGGCTGA
- a CDS encoding succinate dehydrogenase cytochrome b subunit produces the protein MATPTLVKTPRSTRSTIALKLVMAVSGLLFIAFTLVHMYGNLKAFSGQEKFNDYAHHLRELGEPILPYEGFLWITRVGLLVALVAHVTAAVILARRAGAARRDKYQVKRNVASSLSSRTMRWGGATLLIFIIWHLINFTAGKVNPQTGETGDAAGDPYSLLVDTFSVWWMTIIYLVAMLALAFHLHHGTWSSIQTLGYTNTASSRARAKQAGWLLAIVIAGGYSLVPLAVLTGIIEK, from the coding sequence GTGGCAACCCCGACTCTCGTCAAGACGCCCCGGTCGACACGCTCGACCATTGCACTGAAGCTGGTCATGGCCGTCAGCGGCCTGCTGTTCATCGCCTTCACGCTCGTGCACATGTACGGGAACCTGAAGGCGTTCTCAGGCCAGGAGAAGTTCAACGACTACGCGCACCACCTGCGCGAGCTCGGTGAGCCGATCCTCCCCTACGAGGGCTTCCTGTGGATCACGCGCGTGGGCCTGCTGGTCGCGCTGGTGGCCCACGTGACCGCCGCGGTGATCCTCGCCCGGCGCGCCGGTGCGGCCCGCCGGGACAAGTACCAGGTGAAGCGCAACGTGGCCTCGTCGCTCTCCTCGCGCACGATGCGCTGGGGCGGCGCCACGCTGCTGATCTTCATCATCTGGCACCTGATCAACTTCACGGCCGGCAAGGTCAACCCGCAGACCGGTGAGACGGGCGACGCCGCCGGCGACCCGTACTCGCTCCTGGTGGACACGTTCAGCGTCTGGTGGATGACGATCATCTACCTGGTCGCGATGCTCGCCCTCGCGTTCCACCTCCACCACGGCACCTGGAGCTCCATCCAGACCCTCGGCTACACGAACACCGCCTCGTCGCGGGCTCGTGCGAAGCAGGCCGGCTGGCTGCTGGCCATCGTCATCGCGGGCGGCTACTCGCTCGTGCCCCTGGCCGTGCTCACCGGAATCATCGAGAAGTAA
- a CDS encoding fumarate reductase/succinate dehydrogenase flavoprotein subunit, whose protein sequence is MAGSTLHDGLTPLNAAPEQTSDDAAGYYTLGEKLVDAKAPTGPIKDRWTTRKFENRLVNPANRRKLDIIIVGTGLAGGAAAATLGEAGYNVKSFCYQDSPRRAHSIAAQGGINAAKNYKEDGDSTFRLFYDTVKGGDYRARESNVYRLAEVSANIIDQCVAQGVPFAREYGGLLDNRSFGGVQVSRTFYARGQTGQQLLLGAYQAMERQVAAGTVEQFTRHEMLEVVVADGRARGIIARDMVTGAIETHLADVVVLATGGYGNVFYLSTNAMGSNVTAAWRAHRKGAYMANPCYTQIHPTCIPVTGSHQSKLTLMSESLRNDGRIWVPKNAADCEKDPRDIPEEDRDYFLERIYPAFGNLVPRDIASRAAKYMCDEGRGVGPKVKEIGPDGEERLVSRGVYLDLGAAIERLGRDKIEEKYDNLLDMYARITGEDPYETPMRIYPAVHYVMGGLWVDYELQTSIPGLFCTGEANFSDHGANRLGASALMQGLADGYFVLPNTIRDYLADGPFEKIAEDHPAVLEARAEVEARIQQFMSVNGTRSVESFHRELGHIMWEYCGMERSKEGLIKAIGLIRDLKKEFWSNVKVLGSAESLNQDLEKAGRVADFIELGELMCIDALNRRESCGGHFRAESQTEDGEALRHDDEFAYVAAWEWGGEDGSPVLHKEDLIYTAIEMKQRSYK, encoded by the coding sequence ATGGCTGGCAGCACCCTCCACGACGGTCTCACCCCGCTGAACGCCGCGCCCGAGCAGACCTCGGACGACGCGGCCGGGTACTACACGCTCGGCGAGAAGCTCGTCGACGCCAAGGCGCCCACCGGTCCGATCAAGGACCGCTGGACGACCCGCAAGTTCGAGAACCGGCTCGTCAACCCGGCGAACCGCCGCAAGCTCGACATCATCATCGTCGGCACCGGCCTCGCCGGTGGCGCGGCCGCCGCGACCCTGGGCGAGGCGGGCTACAACGTCAAGTCCTTCTGCTACCAGGACTCCCCGCGCCGCGCCCACTCGATCGCGGCCCAGGGCGGCATCAACGCGGCCAAGAACTACAAGGAGGACGGCGACTCGACGTTCCGTCTCTTCTACGACACGGTCAAGGGCGGCGACTACCGCGCCCGCGAGTCGAACGTCTACCGCCTCGCCGAGGTCAGCGCGAACATCATCGACCAGTGCGTCGCGCAGGGCGTCCCGTTCGCCCGTGAGTACGGCGGCCTGCTCGACAACCGCTCCTTCGGTGGCGTGCAGGTGTCCCGCACGTTCTACGCCCGCGGCCAGACGGGCCAGCAGCTGCTGCTCGGCGCCTACCAGGCCATGGAGCGCCAGGTCGCGGCCGGCACGGTGGAGCAGTTCACCCGCCACGAGATGCTCGAGGTCGTCGTCGCCGACGGTCGTGCCCGCGGCATCATCGCGCGCGACATGGTGACGGGCGCGATCGAGACCCACCTCGCCGACGTCGTCGTGCTGGCGACCGGCGGCTACGGCAACGTGTTCTACCTGTCGACCAACGCGATGGGCTCCAACGTCACCGCCGCGTGGCGCGCGCACCGCAAGGGCGCCTACATGGCGAACCCCTGCTACACGCAGATCCACCCGACCTGCATCCCGGTGACGGGCAGCCACCAGTCGAAGCTGACCCTCATGTCGGAGTCGCTGCGCAACGACGGCCGGATCTGGGTGCCCAAGAACGCCGCCGACTGCGAGAAGGACCCGCGGGACATCCCCGAGGAGGACCGCGACTACTTCCTCGAGCGGATCTACCCGGCCTTCGGCAACCTGGTGCCCCGTGACATCGCCTCCCGCGCGGCGAAGTACATGTGCGACGAGGGCCGCGGCGTCGGCCCCAAGGTCAAGGAGATCGGCCCCGACGGCGAGGAGCGCCTCGTCAGCCGCGGCGTCTACCTCGACCTGGGGGCCGCCATCGAGCGCCTCGGCCGGGACAAGATCGAGGAGAAGTACGACAACCTCCTCGACATGTACGCGCGCATCACCGGCGAGGACCCGTACGAGACGCCGATGCGGATCTACCCCGCGGTCCACTACGTGATGGGCGGCCTCTGGGTCGACTACGAGCTGCAGACCTCGATCCCCGGCCTGTTCTGCACGGGCGAGGCCAACTTCTCCGACCACGGCGCGAACCGCCTCGGCGCCTCGGCCCTCATGCAGGGTCTCGCCGACGGCTACTTCGTGCTCCCGAACACCATCCGCGACTACCTCGCGGACGGACCGTTCGAGAAGATCGCCGAGGACCACCCGGCCGTGCTCGAGGCGCGCGCCGAGGTCGAGGCCCGCATCCAGCAGTTCATGTCGGTCAACGGCACCCGCTCGGTCGAGTCCTTCCACCGCGAGCTCGGCCACATCATGTGGGAGTACTGCGGGATGGAGCGCTCGAAGGAGGGCCTCATCAAGGCCATCGGCCTCATCCGGGACCTCAAGAAGGAGTTCTGGAGCAACGTGAAGGTGCTCGGCTCCGCCGAGTCCCTCAACCAGGACCTCGAGAAGGCCGGCCGCGTCGCCGACTTCATCGAGCTGGGCGAGCTCATGTGCATCGACGCCCTCAACCGGCGCGAGTCGTGCGGTGGACACTTCCGCGCCGAGTCGCAGACCGAGGACGGCGAGGCGCTGCGCCACGACGACGAGTTCGCGTACGTCGCGGCCTGGGAGTGGGGCGGCGAGGACGGCTCCCCCGTGCTCCACAAGGAGGACCTGATCTACACCGCCATCGAGATGAAGCAGAGGTCGTACAAGTGA